A stretch of Borrelia turcica IST7 DNA encodes these proteins:
- a CDS encoding DNA/RNA non-specific endonuclease, translating to MKQKSRFLLCCYILILLGFLFLHQNPKTFKNFKEIASTYIEAFKDKIHSPQISIKVKEKHLLPRGPLTTQVLHKKYYSLGYAESARQAEWVAYLLKREMVELALTLLKEKKIKRSSKFFEDKDIKGIAPKLNDYLKSGYDRGHIVSSADMSFSEDAMRDTYFLSNISPQQRDFNSGIWLKLEKLVREWTILKGKIYIISAGILTENKGFIGKSKILVPKSFYKIMLSLNDDNSYDIISFIIPNEKAKDLNLRNYVVNVYSIEEKTSIDFFEKLDAGLKKIIKMKKDPYSWKFR from the coding sequence ATGAAACAGAAATCAAGGTTTCTATTATGTTGCTACATATTAATTTTACTGGGCTTTTTATTTCTTCATCAAAACCCCAAAACTTTCAAAAATTTTAAAGAAATAGCTTCCACTTATATAGAAGCATTTAAAGATAAGATTCACAGTCCTCAAATCTCAATTAAGGTAAAAGAAAAGCATCTCTTGCCAAGGGGGCCTCTTACTACTCAAGTACTACATAAAAAATACTATTCTTTAGGATACGCTGAGAGCGCAAGACAAGCAGAATGGGTAGCTTATCTCTTGAAAAGAGAAATGGTTGAACTAGCTTTGACATTACTCAAGGAGAAAAAAATAAAGAGAAGTAGTAAATTTTTTGAAGATAAAGATATTAAAGGAATTGCTCCAAAATTAAATGATTACCTTAAGAGCGGATACGACAGAGGTCATATTGTCAGTTCTGCCGATATGTCTTTTTCTGAGGATGCAATGAGAGATACCTATTTTTTATCAAACATATCTCCCCAACAAAGAGACTTTAATTCTGGTATTTGGTTAAAACTTGAAAAATTGGTCAGAGAATGGACTATTTTAAAAGGGAAGATTTATATTATTAGTGCAGGAATTTTAACAGAAAATAAGGGATTTATTGGAAAAAGTAAAATACTGGTACCAAAAAGTTTTTATAAAATAATGCTATCATTAAATGACGATAATTCTTATGATATAATTTCTTTCATTATTCCAAATGAAAAGGCCAAAGATTTAAACTTAAGAAATTATGTCGTGAATGTTTACTCAATTGAAGAGAAAACTAGTATAGATTTTTTCGAAAAGCTTGATGCTGGGTTAAAAAAAATAATTAAAATGAAAAAAGATCCATATTCTTGGAAGTTTAGATGA
- a CDS encoding diacylglycerol/polyprenol kinase family protein, with the protein MKLDRIFFEENIKYEIYRKFFHISTLIFLLFYKMNFWLGLAFSLFFMMMYLISEMFRLMRISLFFLQDISEIMIKTREISSCKIALSPIFLVVSIFFTYYLVPEPFNYIGIFSACLGDGLASLFGKIIPSFKLVNNKTFSGSVAIFLVSFISCYYFFPNLIIASVVGMGAVIVELFDFKKYDNLFLPVGVSMISFVVC; encoded by the coding sequence GTGAAGCTTGATCGAATTTTTTTTGAAGAAAATATTAAATATGAGATTTATAGAAAATTCTTTCATATTTCTACTTTAATATTTTTGTTATTTTATAAAATGAATTTTTGGCTAGGGCTTGCATTTAGCCTATTTTTTATGATGATGTACTTAATTTCGGAAATGTTTAGACTTATGAGAATAAGTTTATTTTTTCTACAAGATATATCAGAAATCATGATAAAAACGAGAGAAATATCTTCTTGTAAGATAGCTCTATCTCCAATATTTTTAGTAGTGAGTATATTTTTCACTTATTATCTTGTACCGGAGCCTTTTAATTACATTGGAATATTTTCAGCCTGCCTTGGAGATGGACTAGCAAGCCTTTTTGGAAAGATAATTCCTTCTTTTAAACTTGTCAATAATAAAACATTTTCTGGTAGTGTTGCTATTTTTTTAGTTTCTTTTATTTCCTGTTATTACTTTTTTCCAAACTTAATAATAGCATCAGTTGTTGGCATGGGAGCTGTTATTGTTGAACTTTTTGATTTTAAAAAATACGATAATTTGTTTTTACCTGTAGGCGTGTCAATGATATCTTTTGTTGTGTGTTGA
- a CDS encoding peptidylprolyl isomerase, which translates to MRKYSFYFLFILILIGCVNKKENAVEGNGIFASIYTNKGNIKIELYYKVAPLTVMNFIGLSEGLLKNSVTDRPYFENIVFHRVIDGFVVQTGDPTGTGTGGPGYSFPDELGRGLSHNVAGIVSMANAGSDTNGSQFFITLSDNLTYLDSKHSIFGKVVAGMDTVYNIRQGDKIERVEIIRVGDDAEAFKVNNEEFIKLKESYESKKKEEAEKYISSQLEMIYENYKDYQKDNNDIFYKINKQGKGRGVKKGDVLRVDYEGFLLSGVKFDSSIDRGESIEVMVGSGQVIEGWDIMLSDMYEGEERMVIIPPRLAYGDREIGEVIKPNSFLKFNIILRKIK; encoded by the coding sequence GTGAGAAAATATTCATTTTATTTTTTATTTATTTTAATATTAATAGGTTGTGTTAACAAAAAGGAAAATGCAGTGGAAGGTAATGGTATATTTGCGTCGATTTATACAAATAAAGGTAATATAAAGATAGAGCTTTACTATAAGGTTGCTCCTTTGACAGTTATGAATTTTATTGGTCTTAGTGAAGGACTTCTTAAAAATTCTGTTACAGATCGGCCTTATTTTGAAAATATTGTTTTTCATAGAGTTATTGATGGGTTTGTTGTACAGACGGGAGATCCTACAGGAACGGGTACTGGAGGACCGGGTTATTCTTTCCCTGATGAACTGGGGAGGGGTTTAAGTCATAATGTAGCAGGAATTGTTTCTATGGCTAATGCGGGCTCTGACACTAATGGAAGTCAATTTTTTATAACTCTATCGGATAATCTTACTTACCTTGATTCTAAGCATTCAATTTTTGGTAAAGTGGTTGCAGGGATGGACACGGTTTACAACATACGGCAAGGAGATAAAATAGAGAGAGTTGAAATCATTCGTGTTGGAGATGATGCTGAAGCCTTTAAGGTTAACAATGAAGAATTTATAAAATTAAAAGAAAGTTATGAGTCAAAAAAGAAAGAAGAAGCGGAAAAATATATATCTTCTCAGCTTGAAATGATTTATGAAAATTACAAAGATTATCAAAAGGATAATAATGATATTTTTTATAAGATCAATAAGCAAGGAAAGGGTAGAGGTGTTAAGAAGGGGGATGTTTTAAGAGTAGACTATGAAGGATTTTTACTAAGTGGAGTAAAATTTGACAGTTCAATTGACAGAGGAGAGTCAATTGAGGTTATGGTTGGTAGTGGGCAAGTAATTGAGGGTTGGGACATAATGTTGTCAGATATGTATGAAGGGGAAGAAAGGATGGTAATAATACCACCAAGACTTGCGTATGGGGATAGAGAGATTGGTGAGGTCATAAAACCAAATTCCTTTTTAAAATTTAATATTATTTTAAGGAAGATTAAGTGA